The following proteins come from a genomic window of Nothobranchius furzeri strain GRZ-AD chromosome 1, NfurGRZ-RIMD1, whole genome shotgun sequence:
- the arap3 gene encoding arf-GAP with Rho-GAP domain, ANK repeat and PH domain-containing protein 3 isoform X1 — MLVIMAALDVSTPVEKLLAAIHLERYLDICRRASLLSAKDFTDLDHDALVSLGITATGHRKRIIRLISHIQRSEGQKVSQKADPSYDCCPSETEQGHSPEARSETSSQLLMNSDSSRVPPKPIPKPRTVFNRRRTAPVNLCPTVDSAVPMSRRLSQESICFSVLEGLTSETTPTPSSASDATPTSGLISETSLVHRDSWRPRWTGQTRPSRSLSLSDAGGSVPPVPPRLHRGAIHSVTPPSSSSSSVRSEEKQPLTSPSSKASSPDKTRVSESPGSPGGRGMEMVSNEIYWGSSPSSAASRRRRCYSSSQTAPPTPLRNALDRNSGGSLSNDSSGSTRVSTEDPEEDISPYCEAVFQTRQHLHFTEGERRSDVGETRMEDERQPEDYGSHKSSWKKRLSQAIHSRDSQGYSTLGEAPPPPRCLSLPPHIFSSEAEDDLTISPYASYTSLMERAPPVISGWLDKLSPQGVQRSALTALLRLLLFAPPLLSCCLMNCFGLVSSLSSSSRNYVFQKRFVKFDGKNLMYFGSDKDVYPKGVIPLAAIQMARPAKDNKFEIMTIQRIFVFRADSEVLRQHWVSTLQEHVRDQLVFGQRRFGPGPHCQKHGALELKGTKSKVYTAILTDQIWLYKSEQCFRNGIGITVIEARGATIRDGKNRSFDLITRFKTFSFSAESDRDKRDWMEALQDAIAETLSDYEVAEKIWSNRSNKICADCKARNPDWASINLCVVICKNCAGQHRGLGTMVSKVQSLKLDTSVWSNEIVQLFIMLGNDRANDFWAGHLPVSEELDCDASPEQRREFITQKYREGRFRLAHPGFSCQEELLKVLCAAVSEQTLLRTVTHIFSEAESANRSSQSAGYQEHAAHMDPLSLSDLSVYDEIMQPVLHSGFLYKSSSINRGTLTRKTREDFQKFWCSVDQSLLLYESDRSTEPCMQISVRDVVCLGVSRPDSSSTNNGFIDRFRYTFELYLTSEKVHLFGVETADALHSWTRAIGQAATPLSCHCLLTREFERVGLLRYRAMLNPQQWKEAYFVLQKSNLFICPQNDGAAEDIINLNRLQELSVTSESENHEKKDVLVLVEKGRTLHLQGVGRTDFSLWYSDIQRAAGGKGNTLREQQMSRNDIPIIVDSCIAFITQYGLGHEGIYRKNGAKSRIRLLMEEFRKDARNVKLRIGDHFIEDVTDVLKRFFREIDDPIFMAELHPLWREAAKLPDKRGRLDRYKNIIGSLPRVNRTTLAVLVSHLYRVQKCADLNQMCTKNLSLLFAPSLFQTDGKGEHEVKIVEDLIDNYPYVFEIDEEHQTQIDLEVSLITSWKDTQLSQAGDIIIEVYLEMKIPDCCITLKVSPTMCAEELTNQVLYMRNVPDGEKNAWMTFEAIEDGQLERPLHPKEKVLEQALMWCTMADPSSAYLVVKKVPKGEGINILTSYKSEVMKIGLLRCREEPPKLLQGTRFQERTFQIRDHKLLLLKDKKSIKPEKEWSLKSMKIYIGIRRKLKAPSRWGFTVMSDKHQLFLCCSSEAEMWDWVTSFLKAQNDDPGPPVLRRHSSSDISKQKFGTMPLVPIRGDERNSSMLSANQTLRKLHDRRSHSLYFPMKMQHDSFEERWEPSDLPEPLYEEVGDFGLQVLKSLETSFRSSRTTETLEFPDQPPLRVVHSEKGHLDNKMVLEEVENPSGSAEMQEHKSKTEECEEDAGRRWQEPQGVCTPSQELLLQELSSAFIKKDRDQQEDQEEKPYDV, encoded by the exons ATGTTGGTCATCATGGCAGCTCTGGATGTAAGCACGCCGGTTGAGAAGCTTCTGGCAGCAATCCACCTAGAGAG GTACCTGGACATCTGCCGCAGAGCCAGCCTCTTATCAGCAAAGGACTTTACTGACCTGGATCATGATGCCCTGGTCAGTCTGGGAATAACTGCTACGGGACACAGGAAGAGAATCATAAGACTGATCAGCCACATCCAGAGGTCAGAGGGTCAGAAAGTCAGTCAGAAAGCAGATCCCTCATACGACTGTTGTCCCTCAGAGACAGAGCAAGGTCACAGCCCTGAAGCCCGATCTGAGACCAGTTCTCAACTGTTGATGAACTCTGACAGCAGCAGAGTCCCGCCAAAGCCCATCCCCAAACCCAGAACTGTGTTCAACCGCCGCAGGACGGCCCCAGTCAACTTATGTCCCACAGTGGATTCAGCCGTACCGATGTCCAGGAGGCTGTCCCAGGAGTCCATCTGCTTCTCTGTGTTGGAGGGTTTAACCTCGGAGACAACACCTACTCCTAGTTCGGCCTCGGATGCCACGCCTACCTCTGGTTTGATTTCAGAGACCTCACTTGTCCATCGTGACAGCTGGAGACCTAGGTGGACGGGGCAGACCCGGCCCAGCCGCAGCCTGTCTCTGTCAGATGCTGGAGGATCTGTACCTCCAGTTCCTCCGAGGTTGCACCGTGGTGCCATACACTCTGTGACCccaccctcctcttcctcttcgtcTGTGAGGTCAGAAGAGAAACAACCTTTAACTTCTCCGTCTTCTAAAGCCAGCAGTCCGGACAAAACCAGGGTATCTGAATCCCCAGGTTCTCCTGGAGGAAGAGGTATGGAGATGGTATCTAATGAGATCTACTGGGGCTCCTCCCCTAGCTCTGCTGCCTCCAGAAGAAGGAGATGTTATAGCAGCTCACAGACTGCTCCTCCCACTCCACTCAGAAACGCTCTGGATCGGAACAG TGGAGGATCTCTGAGTAACGACTCTTCTGGGTCAACCAGAG TGTCCACCGAGGACCCAGAGGAGGACATCAGTCCATATTGTGAAGCTGTGTTTCAAACGAGGCAACATTTACACTTCACTGAG GGGGAGAGAAGATCAGATGTTGGAGAAACGAGGATGGAAGATGAGAGACAACCTGAGGATTATGG GAGTCACAAATCTTCCTGGAAGAAGCGTTTGTCTCAGGCGATACACTCCAGAGACTCTCAGGGGTACAGTACTCTGGGAGAAGCTCCGCCCCCACCACGCTGCCTCTCCCTGCCTCCCCACATCTTCTCTTCAGAGGCTGAAGATGACCTCACCATCTCCCCATATGCCAGCTACACCTCCCTGATGGAGAGAGCTCCACCTGTCATCAGCGGCTGGCTGGACAAGCTGTCCCCACAGGG gGTTCAGAGGTCAGCGCTGACTGCTCTGCTGCGTCTTCTCCTCTTTGCTCCTCCTCTTCTTTCCTGCTGCCTGATGAACTGCTTTGGCCTTGTCTCTTCTCTGTCCTCTTCTTCTCG gaactatGTTTTCCAGAAGCGCTTTGTGAAGTTTGATGGGAAAAACCTGATGTACTTCGGCAGTGACAAG GATGTCTACCCTAAAGGAGTGATCCCTCTGGCTGCCATCCAGATGGCTCGTCCAGCCAAAGACAACAAATTTGAAATAATGACGATTCAGCGGATTTTTGTGTTTCGGGCTGATAGTGAAG TGCTGAGGCAGCACTGGGTGTCCACTCTGCAGGAACATGTCCGAGATCAGCTGGTTTTTGGTCAGCGCCGCTTTGGACCTGGACCTCACTGTCAGAAACACGGAGCCCTCGAACTCAAAGGAACCAAATCCAAAGTTTACACTGCCATACTCACTGACCAGATCTGGCTTTACAAGAGCGAACAG TGTTTCCGTAATGGAATTGGAATCACGGTCATTGAAGCTCGAGGAGCTACGATCCGAGATGGAAAAAACCGAAGCTTTGACCTCATTACTCGGTTTAAAACATTCAG TTTCTCAGCCGAGTCAGATCGGGATAAGCGGGATTGGATGGAGGCTCTACAGGATGCGATCGCAGAAACGTTGTCAGATTACGAGGTGGCAGAGAAGATCTGGTCCAACCGATCCAACAAAATATGTGCTGACTGTAAGGCCCGGAACCCGGACTGGGCCTCCATCAACCTGTGTGTGGTCATCTGCAAGAACTGTGCAG GACAGCACAGAGGTCTGGGGACAATGGTCTCCAAGGTTCAGAGTCTGAAACTTGACACCAGTGTGTGGAGCAATGAGATCGTCCAG TTGTTCATCATGTTGGGAAACGACCGGGCCAATGATTTCTGGGCGGGCCATCTGCCTGTGTCGGAGGAGCTGGACTGTGACGCCTCACCTGAACAGCGGAGGGAGTTCATCACTCAGAAATACAGAGAGGGCCGGTTCCGACTGGCCCACCCGGGTTTCAGCTGCCAGGAGGAGCTGCTGAAG GTTCTGTGTGCCGCCGTCTCTGAACAGACTCTTCTGAGAACGGTCACTCACATTTTCTCAGAGGCAGAATCAGCAAATCGTAGCAGCCAATCAGCTGGCTACCAGGAACACGCCGCACACATGGATCCCCTCAGCCTCTCAG ATCTCAGCGTGTACGATGAGATCATGCAGCCTGTCCTTCACTCAGGATTCCTCTACAAGTCCTCCTCCATCAACAGAGGAACGTTGACCCGGAAAACCCGAGAAG ATTTTCAGAAGTTCTGGTGCTCCGTGGATCAGTCCCTGCTCCTGTACGAGTCAGATCGCTCGACTGAACCCTGCATGCAGATCAGTGTTAGAGACGTGGTGTGTCTGGGAGTCAGTCGACCAGATTCATCAAGCACCAACAACGGCTTCATTGACAG GTTTCGATACACCTTTGAGTTGTATTTGACTTCAGAGAAAGTTCACCTGTTTGGGGTGGAGACAGCTGACGCTCTGCACAGCTGGACCAGAGCCATCGGACAG GCTGCAACGCCACTCAGCTGTCACTGCCTGTTGACCCGGGAGTTTGAGCGAGTCGGACTCCTCCGGTATCGAGCCATGCTAAACCCTCAGCAGTGGAAGGAAGCTTACTTTGTTCTGCAGAAGTCCAACCTGTTCATCTGCCCCCAGAATGATGGAGCAGCTGAGGACATCATCAACCTGAACCGACTGCAAGAGCTGA GTGTCACCTCAGAGAGTGAGAACCATGAGAAGAAAGATGTTCTAGTGTTGGTGGAGAAAGGAAG GACTCTCCACCTGCAGGGTGTTGGCAGGACAGATTTTTCTCTGTGGTACTCAGACATCCAGCGGGCAGCTGGTGGGAAGGGAAACACTCTGAGGGAGCAGCAGATGAGCAGAAACGACATTCCTATCATCGTGGATAGCTGCATCGCTTTCATCACGCAGTACG GTCTCGGTCATGAGGGGATCTACAGGAAGAATGGAGCTAAGTCCAGAATCCGACTGCTGATGGAGGAGTTTCGTAAAGATGCTCGGAATGTCAAACTACGGATTGGAGACCACTTCATTGAGGACGTGACTGATGTTCTCAAacgattcttcagagagatcgatGACCCAATTTTCATGGCTGAGCTTCACCCGCTATGGAGGGAGGCTGCTA AACTTCCTGACAAACGAGGACGGTTGGACCGCTACAAAAACATTATTGGGAGTCTCCCACGGGTGAACAGGACTACTCTGGCTGTTCTTGTCAGCCATCTGTACAG GGTCCAGAAGTGTGCAGACCTGAACCAGATGTGCACCAAGAACCTGTCACTGTTGTTTGCTCCCAGCCTGTTCCAGACAGATGGGAAAGGGGAACACGAGGTGAAGATTGTGGAGGATCTGATAGACAACTACCCTTATGTTTTCGAG ATTGATGAGGAGCATCAGACGCAGATTGATTTGGAAGTCAGTCTGATTACTAGCTGGAAGGACACACAG CTGTCTCAGGCTGGTGACATCATCATTGAAGTCTACCTGGAGATGAAGATCCCAGATTGCTGCATCACCCTGAAG GTGTCTCCCACTATGTGTGCCGAGGAGCTAACAAATCAGGTTTTGTACATGAGGAACGTCCCAGATGGAGAAAAAAATGCCTGGATGACATTTGAAGCCATTGAAGATGGACAGCTGG AGCGTCCTCTACACCCCAAAGAAAAGGTCTTGGAGCAGGCCCTGATGTGGTGCACGATGGCCGACCCAAGCTCTGCCTACCTGGTGGTGAAGAAGGTTCCCAAAGGAGAAGGCATCAACATACTTACCT cctACAAAAGTGAGGTCATGAAGATCGGTCTGTTGAGGTGTCGCGAGGAGCCTCCTAAACTTCTTCAGGGAACCAGGTTTCAGGAGAGAACCTTCCAGATCCGCGACCATAAACTGCTGCTGCTTAAAGACAAGAAG AGCATCAAACCAGAGAAGGAGTGGTCTCTGAAGTCTATGAAGATCTACATCGGCATTCGCAGGAAGCTGAAAGCTCCAAGCAG GTGGGGCTTTACAGTGATGTCAGACAAACACCAGCT TTTCTTGTGCTGCAGTTCTGAAGCTGAGATGTGGGACTGGGTCACTAGCTTTCTGAAGGCTCAG AACGATGACCCGGGTCCTCCGGTGCTGCGCCGCCATTCCTCCTCGGACATCTCCAAGCAGAAGTTTGGGACGATGCCACTTGTCCCCATCAGAGGAGATGAGAGGAACAGTAGCATGCTGTCGGCAAATCAGACGCTG agaaaactacatGACAGGAGGTCTCACTCCTTGTACTTT CCAATGAAGATGCAGCACGATTCATTTGAGGAGCGGTGGGAGCCTTCGGACCTCCCTGAGCCATTATACGAGGAGGTTGGAGACTTTGGCCTGCAGGTTTTAAAATCCTTGGAGACCAGCTTCCGATCCAGCAGAACCACAGAAACTCTAGAGTTCCCAGACCAGCCACCGCTCAGGGTGGTCCACTCAGAAAAAGGACATCTGGACAACAAGATGGTCCTAGAGGAGGTTGAAAATCCCAGTGGCTCTGCAGAAATGCAGGAGCATAAGAGCAAGACAGAAGAATGTGAAGAAGATGCAGGGAGGAGGTGGCAGGAGCCACAGGGAGTCTGCACACCTTCACAGGAACTGCTTCTGCAGGAGCTATCATCAGCCTTCATCAAGAAGGACCGAGACCAGCAGGAGGACCAAGAGGAGAAGCCATATGACGTCTAA
- the arap3 gene encoding arf-GAP with Rho-GAP domain, ANK repeat and PH domain-containing protein 3 isoform X2: MLVIMAALDVSTPVEKLLAAIHLERYLDICRRASLLSAKDFTDLDHDALVSLGITATGHRKRIIRLISHIQRSEGQKVSQKADPSYDCCPSETEQGHSPEARSETSSQLLMNSDSSRVPPKPIPKPRTVFNRRRTAPVNLCPTVDSAVPMSRRLSQESICFSVLEGLTSETTPTPSSASDATPTSGLISETSLVHRDSWRPRWTGQTRPSRSLSLSDAGGSVPPVPPRLHRGAIHSVTPPSSSSSSVRSEEKQPLTSPSSKASSPDKTRVSESPGSPGGRGMEMVSNEIYWGSSPSSAASRRRRCYSSSQTAPPTPLRNALDRNSGGSLSNDSSGSTRVSTEDPEEDISPYCEAVFQTRQHLHFTEGERRSDVGETRMEDERQPEDYGSHKSSWKKRLSQAIHSRDSQGYSTLGEAPPPPRCLSLPPHIFSSEAEDDLTISPYASYTSLMERAPPVISGWLDKLSPQGNYVFQKRFVKFDGKNLMYFGSDKDVYPKGVIPLAAIQMARPAKDNKFEIMTIQRIFVFRADSEVLRQHWVSTLQEHVRDQLVFGQRRFGPGPHCQKHGALELKGTKSKVYTAILTDQIWLYKSEQCFRNGIGITVIEARGATIRDGKNRSFDLITRFKTFSFSAESDRDKRDWMEALQDAIAETLSDYEVAEKIWSNRSNKICADCKARNPDWASINLCVVICKNCAGQHRGLGTMVSKVQSLKLDTSVWSNEIVQLFIMLGNDRANDFWAGHLPVSEELDCDASPEQRREFITQKYREGRFRLAHPGFSCQEELLKVLCAAVSEQTLLRTVTHIFSEAESANRSSQSAGYQEHAAHMDPLSLSDLSVYDEIMQPVLHSGFLYKSSSINRGTLTRKTREDFQKFWCSVDQSLLLYESDRSTEPCMQISVRDVVCLGVSRPDSSSTNNGFIDRFRYTFELYLTSEKVHLFGVETADALHSWTRAIGQAATPLSCHCLLTREFERVGLLRYRAMLNPQQWKEAYFVLQKSNLFICPQNDGAAEDIINLNRLQELSVTSESENHEKKDVLVLVEKGRTLHLQGVGRTDFSLWYSDIQRAAGGKGNTLREQQMSRNDIPIIVDSCIAFITQYGLGHEGIYRKNGAKSRIRLLMEEFRKDARNVKLRIGDHFIEDVTDVLKRFFREIDDPIFMAELHPLWREAAKLPDKRGRLDRYKNIIGSLPRVNRTTLAVLVSHLYRVQKCADLNQMCTKNLSLLFAPSLFQTDGKGEHEVKIVEDLIDNYPYVFEIDEEHQTQIDLEVSLITSWKDTQLSQAGDIIIEVYLEMKIPDCCITLKVSPTMCAEELTNQVLYMRNVPDGEKNAWMTFEAIEDGQLERPLHPKEKVLEQALMWCTMADPSSAYLVVKKVPKGEGINILTSYKSEVMKIGLLRCREEPPKLLQGTRFQERTFQIRDHKLLLLKDKKSIKPEKEWSLKSMKIYIGIRRKLKAPSRWGFTVMSDKHQLFLCCSSEAEMWDWVTSFLKAQNDDPGPPVLRRHSSSDISKQKFGTMPLVPIRGDERNSSMLSANQTLRKLHDRRSHSLYFPMKMQHDSFEERWEPSDLPEPLYEEVGDFGLQVLKSLETSFRSSRTTETLEFPDQPPLRVVHSEKGHLDNKMVLEEVENPSGSAEMQEHKSKTEECEEDAGRRWQEPQGVCTPSQELLLQELSSAFIKKDRDQQEDQEEKPYDV; this comes from the exons ATGTTGGTCATCATGGCAGCTCTGGATGTAAGCACGCCGGTTGAGAAGCTTCTGGCAGCAATCCACCTAGAGAG GTACCTGGACATCTGCCGCAGAGCCAGCCTCTTATCAGCAAAGGACTTTACTGACCTGGATCATGATGCCCTGGTCAGTCTGGGAATAACTGCTACGGGACACAGGAAGAGAATCATAAGACTGATCAGCCACATCCAGAGGTCAGAGGGTCAGAAAGTCAGTCAGAAAGCAGATCCCTCATACGACTGTTGTCCCTCAGAGACAGAGCAAGGTCACAGCCCTGAAGCCCGATCTGAGACCAGTTCTCAACTGTTGATGAACTCTGACAGCAGCAGAGTCCCGCCAAAGCCCATCCCCAAACCCAGAACTGTGTTCAACCGCCGCAGGACGGCCCCAGTCAACTTATGTCCCACAGTGGATTCAGCCGTACCGATGTCCAGGAGGCTGTCCCAGGAGTCCATCTGCTTCTCTGTGTTGGAGGGTTTAACCTCGGAGACAACACCTACTCCTAGTTCGGCCTCGGATGCCACGCCTACCTCTGGTTTGATTTCAGAGACCTCACTTGTCCATCGTGACAGCTGGAGACCTAGGTGGACGGGGCAGACCCGGCCCAGCCGCAGCCTGTCTCTGTCAGATGCTGGAGGATCTGTACCTCCAGTTCCTCCGAGGTTGCACCGTGGTGCCATACACTCTGTGACCccaccctcctcttcctcttcgtcTGTGAGGTCAGAAGAGAAACAACCTTTAACTTCTCCGTCTTCTAAAGCCAGCAGTCCGGACAAAACCAGGGTATCTGAATCCCCAGGTTCTCCTGGAGGAAGAGGTATGGAGATGGTATCTAATGAGATCTACTGGGGCTCCTCCCCTAGCTCTGCTGCCTCCAGAAGAAGGAGATGTTATAGCAGCTCACAGACTGCTCCTCCCACTCCACTCAGAAACGCTCTGGATCGGAACAG TGGAGGATCTCTGAGTAACGACTCTTCTGGGTCAACCAGAG TGTCCACCGAGGACCCAGAGGAGGACATCAGTCCATATTGTGAAGCTGTGTTTCAAACGAGGCAACATTTACACTTCACTGAG GGGGAGAGAAGATCAGATGTTGGAGAAACGAGGATGGAAGATGAGAGACAACCTGAGGATTATGG GAGTCACAAATCTTCCTGGAAGAAGCGTTTGTCTCAGGCGATACACTCCAGAGACTCTCAGGGGTACAGTACTCTGGGAGAAGCTCCGCCCCCACCACGCTGCCTCTCCCTGCCTCCCCACATCTTCTCTTCAGAGGCTGAAGATGACCTCACCATCTCCCCATATGCCAGCTACACCTCCCTGATGGAGAGAGCTCCACCTGTCATCAGCGGCTGGCTGGACAAGCTGTCCCCACAGGG gaactatGTTTTCCAGAAGCGCTTTGTGAAGTTTGATGGGAAAAACCTGATGTACTTCGGCAGTGACAAG GATGTCTACCCTAAAGGAGTGATCCCTCTGGCTGCCATCCAGATGGCTCGTCCAGCCAAAGACAACAAATTTGAAATAATGACGATTCAGCGGATTTTTGTGTTTCGGGCTGATAGTGAAG TGCTGAGGCAGCACTGGGTGTCCACTCTGCAGGAACATGTCCGAGATCAGCTGGTTTTTGGTCAGCGCCGCTTTGGACCTGGACCTCACTGTCAGAAACACGGAGCCCTCGAACTCAAAGGAACCAAATCCAAAGTTTACACTGCCATACTCACTGACCAGATCTGGCTTTACAAGAGCGAACAG TGTTTCCGTAATGGAATTGGAATCACGGTCATTGAAGCTCGAGGAGCTACGATCCGAGATGGAAAAAACCGAAGCTTTGACCTCATTACTCGGTTTAAAACATTCAG TTTCTCAGCCGAGTCAGATCGGGATAAGCGGGATTGGATGGAGGCTCTACAGGATGCGATCGCAGAAACGTTGTCAGATTACGAGGTGGCAGAGAAGATCTGGTCCAACCGATCCAACAAAATATGTGCTGACTGTAAGGCCCGGAACCCGGACTGGGCCTCCATCAACCTGTGTGTGGTCATCTGCAAGAACTGTGCAG GACAGCACAGAGGTCTGGGGACAATGGTCTCCAAGGTTCAGAGTCTGAAACTTGACACCAGTGTGTGGAGCAATGAGATCGTCCAG TTGTTCATCATGTTGGGAAACGACCGGGCCAATGATTTCTGGGCGGGCCATCTGCCTGTGTCGGAGGAGCTGGACTGTGACGCCTCACCTGAACAGCGGAGGGAGTTCATCACTCAGAAATACAGAGAGGGCCGGTTCCGACTGGCCCACCCGGGTTTCAGCTGCCAGGAGGAGCTGCTGAAG GTTCTGTGTGCCGCCGTCTCTGAACAGACTCTTCTGAGAACGGTCACTCACATTTTCTCAGAGGCAGAATCAGCAAATCGTAGCAGCCAATCAGCTGGCTACCAGGAACACGCCGCACACATGGATCCCCTCAGCCTCTCAG ATCTCAGCGTGTACGATGAGATCATGCAGCCTGTCCTTCACTCAGGATTCCTCTACAAGTCCTCCTCCATCAACAGAGGAACGTTGACCCGGAAAACCCGAGAAG ATTTTCAGAAGTTCTGGTGCTCCGTGGATCAGTCCCTGCTCCTGTACGAGTCAGATCGCTCGACTGAACCCTGCATGCAGATCAGTGTTAGAGACGTGGTGTGTCTGGGAGTCAGTCGACCAGATTCATCAAGCACCAACAACGGCTTCATTGACAG GTTTCGATACACCTTTGAGTTGTATTTGACTTCAGAGAAAGTTCACCTGTTTGGGGTGGAGACAGCTGACGCTCTGCACAGCTGGACCAGAGCCATCGGACAG GCTGCAACGCCACTCAGCTGTCACTGCCTGTTGACCCGGGAGTTTGAGCGAGTCGGACTCCTCCGGTATCGAGCCATGCTAAACCCTCAGCAGTGGAAGGAAGCTTACTTTGTTCTGCAGAAGTCCAACCTGTTCATCTGCCCCCAGAATGATGGAGCAGCTGAGGACATCATCAACCTGAACCGACTGCAAGAGCTGA GTGTCACCTCAGAGAGTGAGAACCATGAGAAGAAAGATGTTCTAGTGTTGGTGGAGAAAGGAAG GACTCTCCACCTGCAGGGTGTTGGCAGGACAGATTTTTCTCTGTGGTACTCAGACATCCAGCGGGCAGCTGGTGGGAAGGGAAACACTCTGAGGGAGCAGCAGATGAGCAGAAACGACATTCCTATCATCGTGGATAGCTGCATCGCTTTCATCACGCAGTACG GTCTCGGTCATGAGGGGATCTACAGGAAGAATGGAGCTAAGTCCAGAATCCGACTGCTGATGGAGGAGTTTCGTAAAGATGCTCGGAATGTCAAACTACGGATTGGAGACCACTTCATTGAGGACGTGACTGATGTTCTCAAacgattcttcagagagatcgatGACCCAATTTTCATGGCTGAGCTTCACCCGCTATGGAGGGAGGCTGCTA AACTTCCTGACAAACGAGGACGGTTGGACCGCTACAAAAACATTATTGGGAGTCTCCCACGGGTGAACAGGACTACTCTGGCTGTTCTTGTCAGCCATCTGTACAG GGTCCAGAAGTGTGCAGACCTGAACCAGATGTGCACCAAGAACCTGTCACTGTTGTTTGCTCCCAGCCTGTTCCAGACAGATGGGAAAGGGGAACACGAGGTGAAGATTGTGGAGGATCTGATAGACAACTACCCTTATGTTTTCGAG ATTGATGAGGAGCATCAGACGCAGATTGATTTGGAAGTCAGTCTGATTACTAGCTGGAAGGACACACAG CTGTCTCAGGCTGGTGACATCATCATTGAAGTCTACCTGGAGATGAAGATCCCAGATTGCTGCATCACCCTGAAG GTGTCTCCCACTATGTGTGCCGAGGAGCTAACAAATCAGGTTTTGTACATGAGGAACGTCCCAGATGGAGAAAAAAATGCCTGGATGACATTTGAAGCCATTGAAGATGGACAGCTGG AGCGTCCTCTACACCCCAAAGAAAAGGTCTTGGAGCAGGCCCTGATGTGGTGCACGATGGCCGACCCAAGCTCTGCCTACCTGGTGGTGAAGAAGGTTCCCAAAGGAGAAGGCATCAACATACTTACCT cctACAAAAGTGAGGTCATGAAGATCGGTCTGTTGAGGTGTCGCGAGGAGCCTCCTAAACTTCTTCAGGGAACCAGGTTTCAGGAGAGAACCTTCCAGATCCGCGACCATAAACTGCTGCTGCTTAAAGACAAGAAG AGCATCAAACCAGAGAAGGAGTGGTCTCTGAAGTCTATGAAGATCTACATCGGCATTCGCAGGAAGCTGAAAGCTCCAAGCAG GTGGGGCTTTACAGTGATGTCAGACAAACACCAGCT TTTCTTGTGCTGCAGTTCTGAAGCTGAGATGTGGGACTGGGTCACTAGCTTTCTGAAGGCTCAG AACGATGACCCGGGTCCTCCGGTGCTGCGCCGCCATTCCTCCTCGGACATCTCCAAGCAGAAGTTTGGGACGATGCCACTTGTCCCCATCAGAGGAGATGAGAGGAACAGTAGCATGCTGTCGGCAAATCAGACGCTG agaaaactacatGACAGGAGGTCTCACTCCTTGTACTTT CCAATGAAGATGCAGCACGATTCATTTGAGGAGCGGTGGGAGCCTTCGGACCTCCCTGAGCCATTATACGAGGAGGTTGGAGACTTTGGCCTGCAGGTTTTAAAATCCTTGGAGACCAGCTTCCGATCCAGCAGAACCACAGAAACTCTAGAGTTCCCAGACCAGCCACCGCTCAGGGTGGTCCACTCAGAAAAAGGACATCTGGACAACAAGATGGTCCTAGAGGAGGTTGAAAATCCCAGTGGCTCTGCAGAAATGCAGGAGCATAAGAGCAAGACAGAAGAATGTGAAGAAGATGCAGGGAGGAGGTGGCAGGAGCCACAGGGAGTCTGCACACCTTCACAGGAACTGCTTCTGCAGGAGCTATCATCAGCCTTCATCAAGAAGGACCGAGACCAGCAGGAGGACCAAGAGGAGAAGCCATATGACGTCTAA